The Phoenix dactylifera cultivar Barhee BC4 chromosome 17, palm_55x_up_171113_PBpolish2nd_filt_p, whole genome shotgun sequence genome contains a region encoding:
- the LOC103712479 gene encoding cytochrome P450 89A2-like: protein MLDWIFLFLTISLCLASRLLLSKLSNTSKKKQTLPPGPRYIPILSPILWLRRSLFDLEPILRSLHTKYGPILTVRITSRPAIFVADRDLAHQALIQTGAAFADRLAATEASRLLNSNRHNISSAPYGPLWRLLRRNLAAEILHPSRVKLFAPARRWVLDILVTNLKAKAETGDGVVVVMECFQYAMFCLLVFMCFGERLDEKAIRDIEAIQRLLLSSFIKFNVFSFLPTITKLVFRERWNLLLAIRQKQEEIFIPLIRARKGRKQQPGDGDGDGSFVYSYVDSLLGLQHPEDGGRRLSEGEIVSLCSEFLSAGTDTTATALQWIMANLVKHQEIQAKLLEEIEGVVGSDGEEIKEDDLQKMPYLKAVIMEGLRRHPPGHFVLPHTVTEDVTLNGHLIPRGAAVNFTVAEMGWDGKVWEEPMEFKPERFLAGGSAEGVDITGSREIKMMPFGVGRRICPGLGLAMLHLEYFVANLVREFEWKAVDGEEVDLSEKLEFTVVMKNPLRARILSRYT from the coding sequence ATGCTCGATtggatcttcctcttcctcacCATCTCTCTATGCTTAGCCTCTAGATTACTCCTCTCCAAACTATCGAACACTTCGAAAAAGAAGCAAACCCTACCCCCGGGCCCAAGATATATTCCCATCCTCAGCCCCATCCTCTGGCTCCGTCGTTCCCTCTTCGACCTCGAGCCCATCCTCCGCTCCCTCCACACCAAGTACGGCCCCATCCTCACCGTCCGCATCACCTCCCGCCCGGCCATCTTCGTCGCCGACCGCGACCTCGCCCACCAGGCCCTCATCCAGACCGGCGCCGCTTTCGCCGACCGCCTCGCCGCCACCGAGGCCAGCCGCCTCCTCAACAGCAACCGCCACAACATCAGCTCCGCCCCCTACGGCCCCCTCTGGCGCCTCCTCCGCCGCAACCTCGCCGCCGAGATCCTCCATCCCTCCCGCGTCAAGCTCTTCGCCCCCGCCCGCCGCTGGGTCCTCGACATACTCGTTACCAACCTCAAAGCCAAGGCCGAGACAGGGGACGGGGTGGTGGTGGTCATGGAGTGCTTCCAGTACGCCATGTTCTGCTTGCTGGTGTTCATGTGCTTCGGCGAGAGATTGGACGAGAAGGCCATCAGAGACATCGAAGCCATCCAGAGGCTTCTGCTCTCGTCCTTCATTAAATTCAAcgtcttctcttttcttcccaCGATTACGAAGCTCGTGTTCAGAGAGAGGTGGAATTTACTCTTAGCTATCCGCCAGAAACAAGAAGAAATCTTCATCCCTTTGATAAGGGCACGAAAGGGCCGGAAGCAGCAGCCCGGCGACGGCGACGGCGACGGAAGCTTTGTTTACTCGTACGTAGATTCTCTTCTTGGCCTGCAGCATCCTGAGGATGGAGGGAGGAGGCTAAGCGAGGGTGAGATCGTGAGCCTCTGCTCTGAGTTCTTGAGCGCGGGTACCGACACGACGGCGACGGCGTTGCAGTGGATCATGGCGAACCTTGTGAAGCACCAAGAGATACAAGCGAAGTTATTGGAAGAAATTGAGGGGGTGGTGGGGAGCGACGGAGAGGAGATCAAGGAGGATGACCTGCAGAAGATGCCGTATTTGAAAGCAGTGATCATGGAAGGGCTGCGGCGGCACCCGCCGGGCCACTTCGTGCTGCCGCACACGGTGACGGAGGACGTGACTTTGAATGGACATTTGATACCGAGAGGCGCGGCGGTTAATTTTACGGTGGCGGAGATGGGTTGGGATGGAAAGGTGTGGGAGGAGCCCATGGAATTTAAGCCGGAGAGGTTCTTGGCCGGCGGGTCGGCTGAGGGGGTGGACATAACGGGAAGCAGGGAGATCAAGATGATGCCTTTTGGGGTGGGTAGAAGGATATGCCCGGGGCTCGGGCTGGCGATGCTTCACCTCGAGTACTTTGTGGCCAATTTGGTGA